A genome region from Megalobrama amblycephala isolate DHTTF-2021 linkage group LG16, ASM1881202v1, whole genome shotgun sequence includes the following:
- the LOC125248657 gene encoding gastrula zinc finger protein XlCGF7.1-like isoform X2, protein MEFIKEEIEDMSDPEPSRIKHEDTEEQIDQIGVRHKPNQVKKHCDFKTQTKAKKPHTCSQCGKSFQDKRNLNRHIRIHTGEKPYTCTQCEKSFTNTTGLKIHLLIHCGEKPFNCDQCGKDFNSASNLKTHQKVHLDKRPYVCSLCGKTFLWLNSFKLHQKTHNEMKDHVCCDCGKSFTTSGDLKRHQRIHTGEKPYKCSACDKSFAQSGNLKKHERVHTEEKPYHCTECEKSFKHLSSLRFHMKKCCK, encoded by the exons atggagtttattaaagaggagattgaagacatgagtgatccagaaccatccagaataaaacatgaagatactgaggaacaaatag acCAGATCGGAGTGAGACACAAACCAAATCAGGTAAAGAAACACTGTGACTTCAAAACTCAAACAAAAGCCAAAAAGCCGCACACCTGCtcacagtgtggaaagagtttccaaGATAAAAGAAACCTCAACAGACACATacgaattcacactggagagaaaccgtatacatgcactcagtgtgaaaagagtttcaCAAATACAACTGGACTCAAAATTCATCTACTTATTCACTGTGGAGAAAAGCCATttaactgtgatcagtgtggtaaaGACTTTAATTCAGCATCAAATCTAAAAACACACCAGAAAGTTCATTTGGATAAGAGGCCTTATGTGTGTTCTCTCTGTGGAAAGACTTTTTTATGGCTGAACAGTTTTAAACTGCACCAGAAAACACACAATGAAATGAAAGATCATGTGTGTTGtgactgtgggaagagctttactACATCTGGTGATCTGAAACGGCAccaaagaattcatactggagaaaaaccttacaagtgctcaGCTTGTGACAAGAGTTTCGCTCAGTCTGGAAACCTGAAAAAGCATGAGCGAGTTCATACTGAAGAGAAGCCGTACCACTGTACTGAGTGTGAGAAGAGTTTCAAACATTTATCAAGCCTTCGCTTTCATATGAAAAAGTGTTGCAAGTGA
- the LOC125248693 gene encoding gastrula zinc finger protein XlCGF71.1-like: MFISDQMEVRHKPNQVKKHRDFKTQIKAKKLHTCSQCGKSFQHKGHLNAHMRIHTGEKPYTCTQCGKSFPYTSGLQIHLLIHCGEKPFNCDQCGKDFISSSYLKIHLKVHSDEKPYVCSLCGKSFSWLESFKLHQKTHNEVRDHACFDCGKSFARADDLKRHQRIHTGEKPYKCSHCDKSFTMSGNLKVHERVHTGEKPYKCSYCEKSFTKTGNLKRHERVHTVEKLYCCTQCGKSFTRLSGLHTHMKKCCK, encoded by the coding sequence atgtttatttcagacCAGATGGAAGTGAGACACAAACCAAATCAAGTAAAGAAACACCGTGACTTCAAAACTCAAATAAAAGCCAAAAAGCTGCACACCTGCtcacagtgtggaaagagtttccaaCATAAAGGACACCTTAATgcacacatgagaattcacactggagagaaaccgtatacatgcactcagtgtggaaagagtttcccaTATACATCTGGACTCCAAATTCATCTACTTATTCACTGTGGAGAAAAGCCATttaactgtgatcagtgtggtaaaGATTTTATTTCATCATCATATCTAAAAATACACTTGAAAGTTCATTCAGATGAGAAGCCTTATGTGTGTTCtctctgtggaaagagtttttcatggTTGGAAAGTTTTAAACTGCACCAGAAAACACATAATGAAGTGAGAGATCATGCATGCTTtgactgtgggaagagctttGCTAGAGCTGACGATCTGAAACGACAccaaagaattcatactggagaaaaaccttacaagtgttcacattGTGACAAGAGTTTCACTATGTCTGGAAACCTGAAAGTACATGagcgagttcatactggagaaaaaccttacaagtgctcaTATTGTGAGAAGAGCTTCACTAAGACTGGAAACCTGAAAAGACATGAGCGAGTTCATACTGTTGAGAAGCTGTACTGCTGTactcagtgtgggaagagttttacACGTTTATCAGGCCTTCACACTCATATGAAAAAATGTTGCAAGTGA
- the LOC125248658 gene encoding zinc finger protein 501-like, with the protein MEFIKEEIEDMSDPEPSRIKHEDTEEQIDQMEVKEQRHKLNDVQKHCDFKTQGKKGKKLHTCSQCGKSFPYTSGPRIHLCVHSGEQLFYCNQCDKDFNLSSYLKRHLKVHSDERPYVCSLCGMSFSWLDSFKQHQKTHDEVRDHVCFECGKSFTRADCLKRHQRIHTGEKPFKCSYCDKSFAQSGNLKLHERVHTGEKPYHCTQCGRSFSDSKGLEIHLRVHSGEKPFNCDQCGTKFISSSNLKQHLKIHSGERPYVCSVCGKSFSRMNSFKLHQKTHDGVKDHACFDCGKSFTTADNLKQHQRIHTGERPYKCSYCDKTFTRSGSLNVHERVHTGEKPYNCMQCEKSFRHSSNFLTHMKKCCK; encoded by the exons atggagtttattaaagaagagattgaagacatgagtgatccagaaccatccagaataaaacatgaagatactgaggaacaaatag acCAGATGGAAGTGAAGGAGCAAAGACACAAACTAAATGATGTACAGAAACACTGTGACTTCAAAACTCAAGGGAAAAAAGGCAAAAAGCTGCACACCTGCtcacagtgtggaaagagttttccATATACATCTGGACCCAGAATTCATCTGTGCGTTCACTCTGGAGAACAACTATTTTACTGTAATCAGTGTGATAAAGATTTTAATTTGTCATCATATCTAAAACGACACCTGAAAGTTCATTCAGATGAGAGGCCTTATGTGTGTTCTCTCTGTGGAATGAGTTTTTCTTGGCTGGACAGTTTTAAACAGCACCAGAAAACACATGATGAAGTGAGAGATCATGTATGTTTTGaatgtgggaagagctttactAGAGCTGACTGTCTGAAACGGCAccaaagaattcatactggagaaaaaccttttaAGTGCTCATATTGCGACAAGAGTTTCGCTCAGTCTGGAAACCTGAAATTACATGagcgagttcatactggagagaagccgtaccaCTGTACTCAGTGTGGAAGGAGTTTCAGCGATTCAAAAGGTTTAGAAATTCATCTGCGTGTTCACTCTGGAGAAAAACCATttaactgtgatcagtgtggtacAAAGTTTATTTCCTCATCAAATCTAAAACAACATCTGAAAATTCATTCTGGTGAGCGGCCTTATGTGTGTTCTgtctgtggaaagagtttttcaagGATGAACAGTTTTAAACTGCACCAGAAAACACATGATGGAGTGAAAGATCATGCGTGTTTtgactgtgggaagagctttactACAGCTGACAATCTGAAACAGCATcaaagaattcatactggagaaagacCTTACAAGTGCTCATATTGTGACAAAACATTCACTCGGTCAGGATCTCTAAATGTACATGAGCGAGTTCAtaccggagagaagccgtacaATTGTATGCAGTGTGAGAAGAGTTTTAGACATTCATCAAACTTTCTCACTCATATGAAAAAATGTTGCAAGtga
- the LOC125248657 gene encoding zinc finger protein 239-like isoform X1 has translation MEFIKEEIEDMSDPEPSRIKHEETEEQIDQMEAKDQRQKLNDVKKHCDFKTQGTKDKKLHTCSQCGKSFPYISGLRIHLRVHSGEKLFNCDQCGKDFLFLSDLKQHMIAHSDERPYVCSLCGKSFSWLYSFKLHQKTHNEVKDHVCCECGKSFGRADCLKLHQRIHTGEKPYKCSYCDKSFTMSGNLKSHERVHTGEKPYYCAHCGNSFKDATGLRNHLLRHSGEKPFNCDQCGKDFISPSDLKRHLKVHSDEKPYACSLCGKSFSTMNGFKQHQKTHNEVKDHVCCDCGKSFTTAGNLKQHQRIHTGEKPYKCSYCDKSYTHSATLKSHERLHTGEKPYHCTQCEKSFKCLSSLHLHMKKCCK, from the exons atggagtttattaaagaggagattgaagacatgagtgatccagaaccatccagaataaaacatgaagaaaccgaggaacaaatag acCAGATGGAAGCGAAGGATCAACGACAAAAACTAAATGATGTAAAGAAACACTGTGACTTCAAAACTCAaggaacaaaagacaaaaagctgcacacctgctcacagtgtggaaagagtttcccaTATATATCTGGACTCAGAATTCATCTGCGTGTTCACTCTGGGgaaaaactgtttaactgtgatcagtgtggtaaagattttctatttttatcaGATCTTAAACAACACATGATAGCTCATTCAGATGAGAGGCCGTATGTGTGTTCtctctgtggaaagagtttttcgtGGCTGTACAGTTTTAAACTGCACCAGAAAACACATAATGAAGTGAAAGATCATGTGTGTTGTGAATGTGGGAAGAGCTTTGGTAGAGCTGACTGTCTGAAATTGCAccaaagaattcatactggagaaaaaccttacaagtgctcaTATTGTGACAAGAGTTTCACTATGTCTGGAAACCTGAAATCACATGagcgagttcatactggagagaagccatacTATTGTGCTCACTGTGGAAATAGTTTCAAAGATGCAACAGGTTTGAGAAACCATCTGCTCCGTCACTCTGGAGAAAAACCATTTAattgtgatcagtgtggtaaaGATTTTATTTCGCCATCAGATCTAAAACGACACCTGAAAGTTCATTCAGATGAGAAGCCTTATGCGTGTTCtctctgtggaaagagtttttcaactatgaatggttttaaacagcaccagaaaacacataatgaagtgaaagatcatgtgtgttgtgactgtgggaagagctttacaACAGCTGGCAATCTGAAACAGCAccaaagaattcatactggagaaaaaccttacaagtgctcaTATTGTGACAAGAGTTATACTCATTCTGCAACCCTGAAATCACACGAGCGacttcatactggagagaagccgtaccaCTGTACTCAGTGTGAGAagagttttaaatgtttatcaaGCCTTCACCTTCATATGAAAAAGTGTTGCAAGTGA
- the LOC125248662 gene encoding zinc finger protein 501-like: protein MEFIKEEIEDMSDPEPSRIKHEDTEEQIDHVHSDEKPYVCSLCGMSFSWLVNFKQHQKTHNEVRDHVCFECGKSFTASTQLKRHQRIHTGERPYKCSYCNKSFTQSAHLKSHQQLHTGEKPHHCTHCEKSFRDSASLKYHLQVHTGENLFNCDQCGKDFISSSNLKQHLKVHTGEKPYYCTQCEKSFRYSAGLKYHLLFHSGEKPFNCDQCGKEFVSSSNLKQHLKVHSGEKPYVCSLCGKSFSWLNSFKLHQKTHDEVRDHVCFDCGKSFTAAYNLKQHQRIHTGEKPYKCSYCDKSFTRMGSLKSHERVHTGEKPYHCTRCEKTFRNLYSLHFHMKKC, encoded by the exons atggagtttattaaagaggagattgaagacatgagtgatccagaaccatccagaataaaacatgaagatactgaagaacaaatag accACGTTCATTCAGATGAGAAGCCGTATGTGTGTTCTCTCTGTGGAATGAGTTTTTCTTGGCTGGTGAATTTTAAACAGCACCAGAAAACACATAATGAAGTGAGAGATCATGTGTGCTTTGAATGTGGAAAGAGCTTTACTGCATCTACTCAACTGAAACGGCATcaaagaattcatactggagaaagacCTTACAAGTGCTCATATTGTAACAAGAGTTTCACTCAGTCTGCACACTTGAAATCACATCAGCaacttcacactggagagaagccgcaccACTGTACTCATTGTGAGAAGAGTTTCAGAGATTCAGCAAGTTTAAAATATCATCTGCaggttcacactggagaaaacctttttaactgtgatcagtgtggtaaaGATTTTATTTCATCATCAAATCTAAAACAACACTTGaaagttcatactggagagaagccgtactaCTGTACTCAGTGTGAGAAGAGTTTCAGATATTCAGCAGGTTTAAAATATCATCTGCTCTTTCACTCTGGAGAAAAACCATttaactgtgatcagtgtggtaaaGAATTTGTTTCATCATCAAATCTAAAACAACACCTGAAAGTTCATTCAGGTGAGAAGCCTTATGTGTGTTCtctctgtggaaagagtttttcatggCTGAACAGTTTTAAACTGCACCAGAAAACACATGATGAAGTGAGAGATCATGTATGCTTtgactgtgggaagagctttactGCAGCTTACAATCTAAAACAGCATcaaagaattcatactggagaaaaaccttacaagtgctcaTATTGTGACAAGAGTTTCACTCGGATGGGATCACTAAAATCACATGagcgagttcatactggagagaagccgtaccaCTGTACTcggtgtgagaagacttttagaAATTTATACAGCCTTCACTTTCATATGAAAAAATGTTAG